In Paenibacillus ihbetae, the following are encoded in one genomic region:
- a CDS encoding MmcQ/YjbR family DNA-binding protein, producing the protein MVFHTYTIGRRKRLGPSDHLHMVRNLALSLPSVEEGTSYGTPAYRIKGKLLARLHEDGVTLVLRMDYETRDFLTQFDPDVYYITDHYRNAPYVLVRLSAVDPKELLEHLERAWRSCAPKKLLDGYSPSWRFGTES; encoded by the coding sequence ATGGTATTTCATACCTATACGATAGGGAGGCGAAAACGATTGGGGCCGTCCGACCATCTTCATATGGTTCGAAATCTTGCTCTATCCTTGCCGTCCGTGGAAGAGGGGACCTCTTACGGAACCCCTGCATATCGCATCAAAGGAAAGCTATTGGCGCGTCTGCATGAAGATGGAGTTACCCTCGTACTAAGAATGGACTACGAAACTCGGGACTTCTTGACGCAGTTCGATCCCGATGTCTATTACATCACGGATCATTACCGCAACGCTCCGTATGTGCTTGTGCGCCTTTCGGCCGTCGACCCGAAGGAACTGCTGGAGCATCTCGAACGAGCGTGGAGATCCTGTGCACCAAAGAAGCTTCTGGATGGGTACAGCCCTAGTTGGAGGTTCGGAACGGAATCTTAG
- a CDS encoding MerR family DNA-binding transcriptional regulator produces METYTPKQIAKTLNVSTTTLRRYEELDLIPAVPRTKSNHRFYTSLHFQAFTTIRALLKGYDIPIVYEVMRLSKNARYEEALWLVNEQQYHIQVEKQRVEEILTMIQNADFTKYKNVKLKEYMSIGEAAQIAGVNTSAIRHWEHEGLIHSERNKENGYRMFSISQLRKILVISSLRKTVYYIENMKSLLNNLDTQNYDKVERSFQLALQNLNNQLVLQLKGIAELIKYISFCQR; encoded by the coding sequence ATGGAGACATATACCCCTAAACAAATTGCAAAGACCTTGAATGTTAGCACCACAACTTTGCGAAGATATGAAGAACTAGATCTCATTCCTGCCGTACCGAGAACAAAAAGTAATCACCGTTTCTATACATCGCTACACTTCCAAGCTTTTACTACGATTAGAGCCTTGTTGAAAGGATATGACATCCCTATTGTTTACGAAGTCATGAGACTGAGTAAAAATGCACGATATGAAGAAGCCCTTTGGTTAGTTAATGAACAGCAATATCATATTCAAGTGGAGAAGCAGCGAGTCGAAGAAATCCTTACGATGATCCAAAATGCCGATTTTACCAAATATAAAAATGTAAAACTAAAAGAATATATGAGTATTGGAGAGGCTGCCCAAATAGCGGGCGTAAATACTTCAGCTATCCGGCATTGGGAACATGAGGGATTAATCCATTCAGAAAGAAATAAAGAAAACGGTTATAGAATGTTCTCCATATCTCAACTTCGTAAAATCCTTGTCATAAGCAGCTTGAGGAAAACCGTTTATTATATTGAAAATATGAAGAGTTTATTGAATAATTTGGACACCCAAAACTATGATAAAGTCGAACGTTCCTTTCAGTTGGCTTTGCAAAATTTAAATAATCAACTCGTGCTGCAATTGAAAGGAATCGCAGAATTGATAAAATATATAAGCTTTTGCCAAAGGTAA
- a CDS encoding alpha/beta fold hydrolase yields the protein MEKNIKLTDGSELKVGLVGNANSPTIMLPVAKESVYGQEAEHLKLWGVDPELGKHLVEGLMDKFRILHFDYEGHRLQHPNPENLTPESIVQDLLTIANEMNVKKFSYYGYSWLALVGLQLAIRTDRLECLIMGGFPPIDGPYKEMMVVTNKTYKQALSNQNASVVDEQSQISPEKVDWDNIQVKIDTNQTKQFVTMYEHLMEFDDREIQHKLAIPRLAFAGEKDTIVYGENFGNVIVDIIGILQNNKQELEQLGWDIEILKGKDMDHTKAMQPATVLPLIKAWFIKHLK from the coding sequence ATGGAAAAGAACATAAAACTTACGGATGGATCAGAGCTAAAAGTTGGTTTAGTAGGCAATGCAAACTCTCCCACAATCATGCTTCCGGTTGCTAAAGAATCTGTTTATGGACAGGAAGCCGAACACTTAAAGCTGTGGGGAGTAGACCCCGAATTAGGAAAGCATTTGGTTGAGGGACTTATGGACAAGTTCCGGATTTTACACTTCGACTACGAAGGACACCGTTTACAACATCCGAATCCGGAGAATCTCACACCTGAAAGCATAGTACAAGATCTGCTAACCATTGCTAATGAAATGAACGTTAAGAAGTTTAGCTATTATGGTTACTCTTGGTTGGCTTTGGTTGGATTACAATTAGCTATTCGGACAGACAGACTAGAATGCTTAATCATGGGTGGCTTTCCGCCAATAGATGGTCCGTATAAAGAAATGATGGTTGTGACAAATAAAACGTATAAACAAGCTTTAAGTAATCAAAATGCTTCCGTTGTTGATGAACAGAGCCAAATCAGTCCAGAAAAGGTCGATTGGGATAACATACAAGTAAAAATCGACACGAATCAAACTAAACAGTTTGTTACAATGTACGAACATTTAATGGAATTTGATGATCGGGAAATTCAACATAAATTAGCTATTCCGAGATTGGCGTTTGCCGGGGAAAAAGACACTATCGTTTATGGAGAGAACTTCGGCAATGTCATAGTTGATATTATCGGTATACTTCAAAACAATAAACAAGAATTAGAACAGCTCGGATGGGATATAGAAATCCTAAAAGGAAAGGATATGGATCACACCAAAGCCATGCAACCTGCAACGGTTCTGCCATTGATAAAGGCTTGGTTCATTAAACATTTGAAGTAG
- a CDS encoding DUF6157 family protein — translation MEWNYYDTFITVAPDCPAETGTKPPDKKSGKTKPGIEFELLENHPYVYTQEELLFEVHIRHKNIPEAELAERREQIREEFFRKPQPCLRASMLPKKYGWGLHFNAKGQIAIVPVESPDYHRFVEGANGKVKLLAAMRNKKK, via the coding sequence ATGGAATGGAATTACTATGATACGTTTATTACCGTTGCCCCGGATTGCCCCGCAGAGACCGGAACGAAGCCTCCGGACAAGAAAAGCGGAAAAACCAAGCCGGGCATCGAGTTTGAGTTGCTTGAGAATCATCCTTATGTCTATACCCAGGAGGAGCTTCTGTTCGAAGTGCATATCCGGCACAAGAACATTCCGGAGGCGGAGCTGGCCGAGAGAAGGGAGCAGATTCGAGAAGAGTTTTTTAGGAAGCCGCAACCATGCTTGAGAGCATCCATGCTCCCGAAAAAATACGGGTGGGGTCTCCATTTCAACGCGAAGGGGCAAATCGCGATCGTTCCGGTAGAATCTCCGGACTACCATCGCTTCGTGGAAGGGGCCAACGGGAAGGTAAAGCTGCTCGCCGCCATGAGGAACAAGAAGAAATGA
- a CDS encoding C40 family peptidase, whose product MAQPKKINTHEKIIIAGMKHMSKPYRLGAEPFQTKEFDCSSFVQYLYSQVDGILPRTSRQQSLIGKKIKKENIRRGDLLFFTSRARHSKKGIERIAHVAIFIGKGKMIHSCKMGGVVISKLSDVINKNDNKRWDDYYLFAKRISKDELQDLITKPQEDSSSNIKSLHNKPKILKCNKSGGT is encoded by the coding sequence ATGGCACAGCCAAAAAAAATAAATACGCATGAAAAAATTATTATTGCTGGAATGAAACATATGAGTAAACCATACAGGTTGGGGGCTGAGCCGTTTCAAACCAAAGAGTTCGATTGCAGCTCATTTGTACAATATCTTTATAGTCAAGTTGACGGGATTCTTCCTCGTACTTCCAGGCAGCAGAGCCTGATCGGTAAAAAAATAAAGAAAGAAAATATTCGAAGAGGGGATCTGTTGTTTTTCACCAGTCGGGCCCGTCATTCAAAAAAGGGCATTGAAAGGATAGCCCACGTCGCTATTTTTATAGGAAAGGGCAAAATGATACACTCATGTAAAATGGGTGGTGTCGTTATATCGAAATTATCAGATGTCATCAATAAAAATGATAACAAACGCTGGGATGATTATTATTTATTCGCGAAACGAATATCCAAAGATGAATTGCAAGATCTAATCACAAAACCGCAGGAAGACTCTAGTTCCAATATTAAAAGTCTACACAATAAACCCAAAATTCTGAAATGTAATAAATCAGGGGGAACATGA
- a CDS encoding putative holin-like toxin → MYERESLTLMIQFGSLLVTLIGLVVTIVLAFNQTKKK, encoded by the coding sequence ATTTATGAAAGGGAATCTCTGACATTAATGATCCAGTTCGGTTCGCTACTTGTCACGCTTATCGGGCTTGTCGTAACGATTGTCTTAGCATTCAACCAAACCAAAAAGAAATAG
- a CDS encoding SMI1/KNR4 family protein encodes MNATIEGLLRVLGEHHKETHGIPEADIQVKEQSLGFPLPVVLRDYYKIVGRSPYITQGCNNQYEPLPLEDVFIPDETFFTTDKGFLVFYQVAESVIYCGIRLQDLEQEDPPVYLCAWNLPDWQLENRSLQHFLVGKALVQLGVEDRLPYWAIFDESMWGLSDYCSSMQLERKHEIDEGSELNAWKIYVKDDVLIVFELVSEEETDDVLAVYLASFERASLGKLLSGMGRAANLPAYRTNLPEQ; translated from the coding sequence ATGAATGCGACAATCGAAGGACTTCTCCGTGTATTAGGGGAGCACCATAAAGAGACCCACGGCATTCCGGAAGCGGACATCCAGGTCAAGGAACAGAGCCTTGGCTTTCCGTTGCCGGTGGTCTTGCGGGATTACTATAAGATTGTGGGACGTTCCCCATATATCACCCAAGGGTGCAATAACCAATATGAACCGCTCCCGCTGGAGGATGTGTTCATTCCAGATGAAACGTTTTTTACGACAGACAAAGGATTTCTGGTCTTCTATCAAGTGGCGGAATCCGTAATATATTGCGGCATTCGACTTCAGGATTTGGAGCAGGAAGATCCACCGGTCTATTTGTGCGCGTGGAACTTACCCGACTGGCAGCTGGAAAACCGGTCACTTCAACATTTTCTCGTTGGCAAGGCACTTGTTCAGCTGGGCGTCGAGGATCGGCTGCCGTATTGGGCCATTTTCGATGAGAGCATGTGGGGCTTGTCCGACTATTGCAGCAGTATGCAATTGGAGCGGAAGCATGAGATTGATGAGGGGTCAGAGCTGAATGCATGGAAAATCTACGTAAAGGATGATGTGCTGATTGTGTTCGAGCTCGTATCCGAAGAGGAAACGGATGACGTGTTGGCTGTGTACCTGGCGTCTTTCGAGCGAGCCAGTTTGGGGAAGCTGTTGAGCGGGATGGGGAGAGCGGCCAACTTGCCTGCATATCGGACTAATCTGCCAGAACAGTGA
- the ssuC gene encoding aliphatic sulfonate ABC transporter permease SsuC, whose product MRKLMSNPFIGKCLPWVLPILLIVVWAILSNLDVISRKILPLPQDVLFSFRDLLLSGKLIEHISISFQRAFIGFLIGGGIGLVLGFINGLSSIAEKLLDTTIQMIRNVPHLAMIPLVVLWFGIGEESKIFLVAIGVLFPVYINTLHGIRSVDNGLIEMGSVYGLRTASLFWKVVLPGALPSILVGLRYALGIMWLTLIVSETIATNSGIGFLAMNAREYMQTDIILLTIVLYALFGKLADSIAKLLERRFLRWNPNYHN is encoded by the coding sequence ATGAGAAAGCTCATGTCCAATCCGTTCATCGGAAAATGTTTGCCTTGGGTCCTCCCCATCTTACTAATCGTTGTGTGGGCCATATTATCCAATCTTGACGTGATATCGAGGAAAATCCTCCCCCTGCCTCAAGACGTTTTATTTTCTTTCAGAGATTTGCTGTTATCAGGAAAGTTAATCGAACACATCTCCATCAGCTTTCAAAGAGCGTTCATAGGTTTCTTAATCGGCGGGGGAATCGGTCTTGTACTGGGTTTTATCAACGGCCTATCCTCCATCGCTGAAAAATTGTTAGATACGACGATTCAAATGATACGCAATGTTCCTCATCTGGCGATGATTCCCCTAGTCGTTCTATGGTTTGGCATTGGCGAGGAATCGAAAATATTTCTGGTCGCGATCGGCGTGTTATTCCCGGTCTACATCAATACCCTGCACGGCATCCGCTCCGTGGACAACGGATTGATCGAAATGGGCAGCGTATACGGGCTGCGCACCGCTTCGCTCTTCTGGAAAGTCGTTCTGCCTGGTGCCCTGCCTTCCATTCTGGTCGGACTCCGCTACGCTTTAGGCATCATGTGGCTCACCCTCATCGTATCCGAGACGATTGCTACGAATTCGGGCATCGGCTTTCTGGCTATGAATGCAAGAGAATACATGCAAACCGATATCATTCTGCTGACCATTGTGCTGTATGCCTTATTTGGAAAGCTGGCCGATTCTATCGCCAAGCTCTTAGAGAGGCGGTTCTTACGCTGGAACCCGAATTATCACAACTAA
- a CDS encoding ATP-binding cassette domain-containing protein: MSTLKSSTHGVHLRITQLQKSFGEQPVLRGIELDVKPGEFIAIIGRSGYGKSTLLRVIAGLEPATSGGIWINDHPVHHVHAETRMMFQDARLLPWNKVIDNVAIGLRKEDRHKAEAALEQVGLGARANDWPSVLSGGQRQRVALARALASQPKLLLLDEPLGALDALTRIEMQQLIESLWQQQPFTTVLITHDVEEAVVLADRVVLIEEGRIAMDRAVPFPRPRQRGNAEVAAFIDHILKRVLGITEVASRHETESLPYPLKKGS; this comes from the coding sequence GTGTCGACCCTGAAATCCTCTACCCACGGTGTGCATCTTCGTATAACCCAATTACAGAAAAGCTTTGGCGAACAGCCTGTACTTCGAGGCATTGAGCTGGACGTGAAGCCGGGAGAGTTCATAGCCATCATCGGGCGAAGCGGCTACGGGAAAAGCACGCTTTTGCGCGTGATCGCCGGATTGGAGCCCGCCACGTCGGGAGGCATATGGATCAATGACCATCCGGTTCACCATGTGCATGCCGAGACCCGGATGATGTTTCAAGACGCCAGGCTGCTGCCCTGGAATAAGGTCATCGATAATGTAGCGATCGGACTTCGAAAAGAAGACCGCCATAAAGCCGAAGCCGCTTTAGAACAGGTTGGGCTCGGTGCCCGGGCCAATGATTGGCCGTCCGTGCTCTCCGGCGGTCAGAGGCAGCGCGTCGCCTTAGCCAGAGCGCTCGCCAGCCAGCCCAAACTATTGCTGCTCGATGAGCCTTTAGGCGCGCTGGATGCATTGACCCGCATTGAAATGCAGCAATTAATCGAATCGCTGTGGCAGCAGCAGCCATTTACGACCGTCCTGATTACGCACGATGTCGAAGAGGCTGTCGTCTTGGCCGATCGCGTAGTCCTCATTGAGGAGGGCCGGATCGCGATGGATCGAGCCGTCCCTTTCCCCCGCCCCCGTCAACGGGGAAATGCCGAAGTGGCCGCATTCATCGATCACATCCTGAAACGGGTCTTGGGCATAACCGAAGTGGCAAGCCGTCATGAAACAGAAAGCCTCCCCTATCCCTTAAAGAAAGGTTCATAG
- a CDS encoding ABC transporter substrate-binding protein, which produces MPHIDSPQEIVKEIRITRCPVPTAASLALDLGLLDQELGKSGCTAAELTRDTRQALPDAHFNHTLPFLVREGGNIPALWARSTGSDTRLIGLSWVDEYQAILTLPDSDLQEPGDLRGRRIGIPRHRYLEIDFRAAQALRGFHNALSLANLTLDDVNITHLEAIREGRRDSWNTEIEALQRREIDAVFVKGATGLEVARTVGLKEVIELGFHPDPLVRVNNGVPRTVTVDTALTEQEHVVEQILTSLLRAADWSKDHPEDFIRVVTKETGASSEYVASAYRNISLRPALREDYLTALDAQSRFLFEHGFLPNPVNVWDWILPEPLAAAEQNIAKGVSLT; this is translated from the coding sequence ATGCCCCACATCGATAGTCCGCAAGAAATCGTAAAAGAAATTAGGATTACCCGCTGCCCTGTTCCGACAGCAGCCAGTTTGGCCCTTGACCTCGGGCTTCTTGATCAGGAGCTTGGAAAGTCCGGATGTACGGCAGCGGAGCTAACGCGAGACACCCGTCAAGCTTTGCCGGATGCGCATTTTAATCACACCTTGCCATTCCTCGTGCGGGAAGGCGGCAACATTCCGGCTTTATGGGCACGCTCAACCGGGAGTGATACGCGGCTGATCGGACTAAGCTGGGTCGATGAATATCAAGCCATTCTTACCCTTCCCGACTCGGATCTTCAGGAGCCTGGCGATCTGCGCGGAAGACGAATCGGGATTCCTCGTCATCGGTATTTGGAGATCGATTTTCGAGCGGCCCAAGCGCTTCGCGGGTTTCATAATGCGCTCTCGCTGGCGAATCTTACGCTGGATGACGTCAACATCACCCATCTTGAAGCAATTCGTGAAGGAAGAAGGGATTCCTGGAATACCGAAATCGAGGCGCTGCAGCGGCGTGAGATCGATGCTGTTTTTGTCAAAGGAGCTACCGGACTGGAGGTCGCCCGTACGGTCGGGCTAAAGGAAGTGATCGAGCTCGGGTTCCATCCGGATCCGCTGGTGCGAGTCAACAATGGCGTGCCCCGAACCGTGACGGTCGATACGGCCTTAACGGAGCAGGAGCATGTCGTGGAGCAGATTCTCACTTCTCTGCTTCGCGCCGCCGATTGGTCCAAAGATCATCCCGAGGATTTCATTCGTGTCGTTACGAAGGAAACCGGCGCTTCCTCCGAATATGTTGCCTCCGCTTATCGCAATATTTCCCTTCGACCCGCACTGCGTGAAGACTATTTAACGGCGCTTGATGCCCAGAGCAGGTTCCTGTTCGAGCATGGTTTCCTCCCGAATCCCGTGAATGTATGGGACTGGATTCTGCCCGAACCGTTAGCCGCAGCTGAACAAAACATTGCCAAAGGAGTGTCCCTCACATGA
- a CDS encoding aliphatic sulfonate ABC transporter substrate-binding protein: MTQTKADVTIGVHPNNHSLFVLRRLGFLEELLKDHNASVAWVDYTDGARTPLRIASGEIDFGGTGSTPPLTAQASGIDIVYVAVSNPRTASGALVVRKESPVQSVADLKGLRIALSEGSWHTSFLATALDKAGLLYDDVARADIGNKGAKALLAGEVEAWVGNDPQLTELHNKGLVRTLVPLESHISHRSVWFASRGFATNQPQLLKAVVEALQQADQWIQDNTREAAELFARDLPDWPSADSWEAALQRRPWGLQPITKEFISEQQRVADLLARQHILPKSIAVSDAVLPVPVEIGGE, translated from the coding sequence ATGACTCAAACGAAAGCAGACGTAACCATCGGCGTTCATCCTAATAATCATTCGTTATTCGTATTGCGCCGCTTGGGCTTTTTGGAAGAGCTTCTTAAAGACCACAACGCATCCGTTGCCTGGGTTGATTACACCGACGGAGCAAGGACGCCGCTGCGGATCGCTTCCGGCGAAATCGACTTTGGAGGTACAGGGTCTACCCCGCCGTTAACCGCGCAGGCATCGGGAATCGATATTGTGTACGTTGCGGTATCGAATCCCCGTACAGCCAGCGGCGCCTTAGTGGTGCGCAAGGAATCGCCGGTGCAATCCGTTGCCGATTTGAAAGGCTTGCGCATTGCGCTGTCCGAAGGGTCCTGGCATACGAGTTTTCTCGCAACCGCGCTCGATAAGGCAGGCCTTCTATATGATGATGTCGCTCGTGCGGATATAGGCAATAAGGGGGCAAAAGCACTGCTGGCCGGCGAAGTGGAGGCTTGGGTCGGCAACGACCCGCAGCTGACGGAGCTGCATAACAAAGGTCTCGTTCGCACGCTGGTGCCGCTTGAATCCCATATCTCCCACCGTTCCGTATGGTTTGCCAGCCGGGGTTTTGCGACGAATCAGCCGCAGCTGCTTAAGGCTGTCGTTGAAGCGCTGCAGCAAGCAGATCAATGGATTCAAGACAACACGCGCGAAGCGGCAGAGCTGTTTGCCCGGGACCTGCCCGATTGGCCATCCGCGGATTCATGGGAAGCCGCGCTTCAGCGGAGACCTTGGGGGCTGCAGCCGATTACCAAGGAGTTTATAAGCGAACAGCAGCGGGTTGCCGATCTGTTAGCAAGGCAGCATATTTTGCCTAAGAGCATTGCCGTTTCCGATGCCGTTCTGCCCGTACCCGTAGAAATTGGAGGAGAATAG
- a CDS encoding LLM class flavin-dependent oxidoreductase translates to MAAYNENVEVYWYLTAPDGRSPWSTEGARKIDLPYLRQIASAVDQLGFTGALLATGPHDTWVLGSSLISSTSNMRFLIAVHPPLISPVLAAKMTQTFDDFSGGRVLLNIVNGNTSQMRAYGSTLGHDERYAYTDEWIQVWKQAVAGEHLDFHGKYITAEGKALQLSSTQKPTPPLWFGGSSQAAHLTAAKHIDTYLSWGETPPQVAEKIQDLQALAAEQGRTMRYGIRLYLIVRDTDEEAWQEADRLLKTMDPQTVEHMQSILRNSDSVGQQRMLRNHNGQIPKDARELEIYPDLWAGMSLVRPGPGTTIVGSPATVLARLREYQDAGISTFIFSGVPLLEEAYRVGESILPHLRVNRQAVTTPKLEEQEKAFTWAHNIH, encoded by the coding sequence ATGGCTGCATACAACGAGAATGTTGAGGTGTATTGGTATTTAACCGCGCCGGATGGCCGCAGTCCTTGGTCAACGGAGGGCGCGCGCAAAATCGATTTGCCTTACCTAAGGCAGATTGCCTCGGCTGTCGACCAATTGGGGTTTACCGGCGCCTTGCTGGCAACGGGCCCGCATGATACGTGGGTGCTGGGCTCCTCCCTGATCTCCAGCACGAGCAATATGCGTTTTCTTATCGCTGTCCATCCGCCGCTGATCTCCCCCGTGCTCGCCGCGAAAATGACGCAAACCTTCGATGATTTCTCCGGAGGACGCGTCCTATTAAATATCGTGAACGGGAACACGTCGCAGATGCGCGCTTATGGATCAACGCTTGGGCATGATGAACGTTATGCCTATACGGATGAATGGATTCAGGTATGGAAGCAAGCCGTGGCCGGAGAACACCTGGATTTCCATGGCAAGTATATTACCGCCGAAGGCAAAGCCTTGCAGCTCTCTTCCACGCAGAAGCCAACGCCGCCCCTGTGGTTCGGCGGATCGTCGCAAGCGGCACACCTCACGGCCGCCAAGCACATCGACACGTACCTGAGCTGGGGTGAAACGCCTCCGCAGGTCGCCGAGAAGATTCAAGATCTTCAAGCTTTAGCTGCTGAGCAAGGTCGTACGATGCGGTATGGCATCCGGCTGTATCTGATCGTGCGCGATACGGATGAGGAAGCTTGGCAAGAAGCGGACCGGTTGCTCAAGACGATGGATCCGCAGACCGTGGAGCATATGCAATCCATTCTTCGAAACAGCGATTCGGTGGGGCAGCAGCGCATGCTTCGCAATCACAACGGCCAAATTCCGAAAGACGCGCGGGAGCTCGAAATTTATCCGGATTTATGGGCCGGGATGAGTCTGGTACGACCAGGTCCGGGTACCACGATCGTTGGCAGTCCGGCAACCGTTCTGGCGCGTTTAAGAGAGTATCAGGATGCGGGCATTTCAACGTTTATTTTCTCCGGTGTTCCGCTGCTTGAAGAAGCTTACCGTGTAGGAGAATCCATCCTGCCCCATCTGCGCGTTAACCGTCAGGCCGTAACGACGCCGAAGCTAGAAGAACAGGAGAAGGCCTTCACTTGGGCTCATAACATTCACTAA
- a CDS encoding ABC transporter substrate-binding protein, translated as MRKISLHLLLVFLLVTLSACGKAGQAKQASAKDEAVPVRLGILRSAQPLSLSEEGGPLYKRLEAAGASIEKTGGFAAMSPAIEALNAGSIDITIGSITAAISALVGGSSEFTIFTKQPGDEDNQGIVAKPEAGIKGPSDLRGKRIAVNRGGTGEYLLYKALEKGGLNASEVEIVYLPPTEAGPAFESGQVDAWATWGSFTAVALVDFGAELVISAGDIESENDTVYIVRNGFLKEHPELVHEVFEGLNEESALLSGDVDHTVQLIQDIQGISEPVARQQLEGSLYPFDPIDDTVRQRWQAIADYMFEKGIIPNEVDVLSNTVDVRTLK; from the coding sequence ATGCGAAAAATAAGCTTACATCTACTATTAGTATTTCTGTTAGTTACGTTATCAGCTTGCGGTAAAGCCGGCCAAGCGAAACAAGCCAGTGCCAAGGATGAAGCCGTCCCCGTTCGTCTTGGCATCCTGCGCAGTGCCCAGCCATTAAGTTTATCCGAGGAAGGCGGGCCCCTGTATAAAAGGCTTGAAGCAGCCGGAGCGAGCATTGAAAAAACCGGCGGTTTCGCCGCCATGTCGCCGGCGATCGAGGCGTTAAACGCCGGTTCGATCGATATCACGATCGGCTCGATTACGGCAGCCATCAGCGCCCTTGTCGGAGGCTCCTCGGAATTTACGATTTTTACGAAGCAGCCTGGCGATGAAGATAATCAAGGTATTGTGGCCAAGCCAGAAGCCGGCATTAAGGGCCCTTCCGACCTCCGGGGCAAAAGAATCGCCGTCAACCGCGGCGGCACAGGCGAATACTTACTATATAAAGCATTAGAGAAAGGTGGACTCAATGCGAGCGAAGTCGAGATCGTCTATCTTCCGCCAACGGAAGCAGGCCCCGCCTTTGAGAGCGGGCAAGTTGATGCTTGGGCGACATGGGGTTCTTTTACGGCCGTGGCGCTCGTCGACTTCGGTGCAGAGCTGGTCATTTCCGCAGGCGACATCGAATCCGAGAACGATACGGTGTATATTGTGCGAAACGGCTTCCTGAAGGAGCATCCGGAGCTCGTCCATGAAGTGTTCGAAGGCTTGAATGAAGAGTCCGCGCTTCTATCGGGCGACGTCGATCACACCGTCCAATTAATTCAGGACATCCAAGGCATCTCCGAACCCGTCGCGCGTCAGCAGCTGGAAGGCTCTTTATACCCGTTTGACCCGATTGATGACACCGTCCGCCAACGTTGGCAAGCGATCGCCGATTATATGTTTGAGAAAGGGATTATTCCGAATGAAGTGGATGTTCTGTCCAATACGGTGGATGTAAGGACGTTGAAGTGA